One stretch of Schlesneria sp. DSM 10557 DNA includes these proteins:
- a CDS encoding DUF1573 domain-containing protein encodes MNKTNTVTVHLMAWAMAITPASLGILFHTGVRSIPLSIEVPSQPALAFHQYAVDLRKIHPTAEVPATFVFQNRGTEPVRITAMEPSCGCLTPLLQGDSDKVIPPGEQGRIIVRMQPANTTVGPHEYTVDVKYTDPEPRETRLTLKLEIPPATLTVSPPALIVYHPKGSEPTTYDFTVTDGRGSMFDIEELIVNSDLVEAAIGETSRTPTGKFQHTVRVSIAGELPPARTQILLRIRTTDPDFPELRVPLMLQGPPQSTADASASGLDHDHQ; translated from the coding sequence ATGAATAAAACCAATACCGTGACGGTGCACTTGATGGCCTGGGCCATGGCGATCACCCCTGCCAGTTTGGGCATTCTGTTTCACACGGGGGTGCGATCGATTCCGTTGTCGATCGAAGTTCCCTCCCAGCCCGCTTTAGCCTTCCATCAGTACGCCGTCGACTTGCGGAAGATTCATCCCACCGCAGAAGTCCCTGCGACATTCGTCTTTCAGAATCGGGGAACGGAGCCGGTACGAATCACCGCGATGGAACCGAGTTGCGGGTGCCTTACGCCGTTGCTGCAGGGTGATTCCGACAAGGTCATTCCCCCCGGGGAACAGGGACGGATCATTGTCAGGATGCAACCCGCGAATACCACTGTCGGTCCCCACGAATACACGGTTGATGTGAAATATACTGATCCCGAGCCAAGGGAAACGCGGTTGACGCTGAAACTGGAGATTCCTCCTGCGACACTGACAGTCTCGCCTCCGGCTCTGATCGTCTATCACCCCAAGGGGTCAGAGCCCACGACCTATGACTTCACTGTGACCGACGGACGTGGCTCGATGTTCGACATTGAGGAACTCATCGTGAACAGTGATCTCGTCGAAGCTGCGATTGGCGAGACTTCACGAACACCGACGGGCAAATTTCAGCACACAGTCCGCGTTTCGATTGCTGGCGAACTGCCACCAGCCCGGACCCAGATCCTCCTGAGAATTAGAACCACGGACCCGGACTTTCCGGAACTGCGCGTTCCGCTCATGCTTCAGGGGCCCCCCCAGTCGACAGCCGACGCCAGCGCATCGGGGCTTGACCACGATCATCAGTGA
- a CDS encoding MotA/TolQ/ExbB proton channel family protein, with protein MDMTALVDLMSNLIYPMQGIAAVYGIFLVVLIFRRINQKKFRSEAIADEFLNQVNEHLKNREFDEVVTLCDSPPYWSKAVPQLILIAMANRQWHPAKLRQAMSETFEREVLTELDYQMSWVNTVVKTAPMLGLQGTVLGMIAAFGKIAGKQATGVNPASLANDISFALITTAVGLMIAIPLVMCMASMQVRIGRLTDSVQHQIGKFLDQLELVSSRRK; from the coding sequence ATGGACATGACCGCGCTCGTCGACCTGATGAGCAACCTGATCTATCCGATGCAGGGTATCGCGGCCGTTTATGGAATCTTTCTGGTTGTGCTGATCTTTCGTCGGATCAATCAGAAGAAATTCCGCTCCGAGGCAATAGCAGACGAATTCCTGAATCAGGTGAATGAGCATCTCAAAAATCGAGAGTTCGATGAAGTTGTGACCTTGTGCGACTCCCCGCCCTACTGGTCCAAGGCTGTTCCGCAACTCATTCTCATTGCGATGGCAAACCGGCAGTGGCACCCCGCCAAACTGCGGCAGGCAATGAGTGAAACATTCGAACGCGAAGTGCTGACAGAACTGGACTATCAGATGTCCTGGGTCAATACCGTGGTAAAAACCGCTCCCATGCTCGGATTGCAGGGAACCGTGCTGGGGATGATCGCGGCATTCGGAAAGATTGCCGGTAAACAGGCGACAGGTGTGAATCCGGCCAGCCTCGCGAACGACATCAGCTTTGCACTGATTACCACGGCCGTCGGTCTGATGATCGCGATTCCCCTCGTCATGTGTATGGCGTCCATGCAGGTTCGGATTGGCCGATTGACAGACAGCGTTCAACACCAGATTGGCAAATTCCTTGACCAGCTTGAACTCGTCTCATCCAGACGGAAGTAA
- a CDS encoding ExbD/TolR family protein, with product MAKRSLFTNGGSFGGGRKIADGEMDITPMIDVTFLLLIFFMVASTMQGTPDIDVPPAEHTVGVDSSGTAVLTIFAPSSSADSPRIVLGDGQGPEADLNEVRRYVEENMRDGKKKFVLKAEGDVLHGLVDEVAQTIKGVEGAELYMGVGDKPDE from the coding sequence ATGGCAAAGCGCAGCCTGTTTACGAATGGAGGATCGTTCGGCGGTGGGCGCAAAATTGCCGACGGGGAAATGGACATCACTCCCATGATCGACGTGACGTTCCTCCTGCTCATCTTTTTCATGGTCGCCTCCACCATGCAGGGGACTCCCGATATTGATGTACCACCCGCGGAACATACCGTGGGCGTCGATTCGTCGGGCACCGCGGTGCTCACGATTTTTGCTCCATCGAGTTCCGCCGATTCGCCCCGCATCGTCCTTGGCGATGGACAGGGACCGGAAGCAGATCTGAATGAAGTGCGCCGATACGTCGAAGAGAACATGCGGGACGGGAAAAAGAAGTTTGTCCTCAAAGCGGAAGGAGACGTTCTGCACGGACTCGTCGACGAGGTGGCTCAAACAATCAAAGGAGTCGAAGGGGCCGAACTCTACATGGGTGTGGGAGACAAACCAGATGAGTGA
- a CDS encoding ExbD/TolR family protein yields MAISSRKAGAVVECPTCGEQTQVPEQDIFTPAAPKQIPQADNEPDVVPATDKPEHAARKSDEPVSNDRDGEELESEEEEWTGPSDLPLDANPELVSETPIPAQSSDPPFSFDKSHDAPKEDQVYDEYDEDEEDEEQRYAPLSIRRRSRGDEEMDLTPMVDVTFQLLIFFMVSASFSLQKSIEVPLPDPDQQGASQQVQIMEDLLGTSIIVKIDDSNTIWIDDEPLADAAQLAETLRDKMRKEQKTELLVTADSQSQHRHVIAVIDAANEVGMQKIRMTSRKKAD; encoded by the coding sequence ATGGCGATTTCCAGCCGGAAGGCCGGTGCGGTTGTGGAATGCCCGACATGCGGCGAGCAGACCCAGGTCCCCGAGCAGGACATCTTCACTCCAGCCGCGCCGAAACAAATTCCGCAGGCCGACAACGAGCCCGACGTAGTTCCCGCTACCGACAAACCCGAGCACGCGGCACGAAAGTCAGACGAACCGGTCTCAAACGATCGGGACGGAGAGGAACTTGAGAGCGAGGAAGAAGAATGGACAGGTCCGTCGGATCTCCCCTTGGACGCGAATCCGGAACTGGTTTCGGAGACGCCGATACCTGCGCAGTCTTCCGATCCTCCGTTCTCGTTCGACAAAAGCCATGACGCCCCCAAAGAGGACCAGGTTTACGACGAGTATGATGAAGACGAGGAAGACGAAGAGCAGCGATACGCGCCGCTGTCGATCCGTCGGCGTAGTCGAGGTGATGAGGAAATGGACCTGACACCGATGGTCGATGTCACGTTTCAATTGCTGATCTTCTTCATGGTTTCAGCGTCGTTCAGTCTGCAAAAAAGCATCGAAGTCCCGCTCCCTGACCCCGACCAGCAGGGCGCAAGCCAGCAGGTTCAGATCATGGAAGACCTGTTGGGGACATCGATCATCGTCAAAATCGATGACAGCAATACGATCTGGATCGATGACGAACCGCTGGCGGATGCGGCGCAACTGGCAGAAACCCTGCGCGACAAAATGCGCAAGGAACAAAAAACCGAACTCCTGGTGACGGCCGATTCCCAATCCCAGCATCGTCACGTGATCGCGGTCATTGACGCAGCAAATGAAGTCGGAATGCAGAAAATCAGAATGACATCGCGAAAGAAAGCAGACTGA